A genomic region of Oryza glaberrima chromosome 1, OglaRS2, whole genome shotgun sequence contains the following coding sequences:
- the LOC127781564 gene encoding uncharacterized protein LOC127781564 isoform X1 — MASHYQAATLIASPSYPNAIAWSTENLVAVASGHLITILNPSALEGPRELVVLRPSDPFPIGVVNREDLFEPCIMPTSLARETELCARSISWSQQGFSPNSGCLLAVCTVDGHVKLYRSPFCEFCDEWVEVADISRLLFKFYKGIEFGENDGPSSLPQEKENTEQNQQVMCIGKLQEPVLSMGTERRKRKPARFEGFVYHEDNGGVDAPKDADFLLDPISNLKKKTLKKRSVDAPKDVDFISDPSNLKKKTSEKDDVDDPKDADFSLDPISNLKKNTLKKVTRPGLDYAVRNGQGNTQNIQTPSYCNGEDKSLPLITAKQYSCREALLSSLVVAWSPVLPSPDRSSYFTGNWCILAVGCKSGSVSFWKIHKPEYYTIDIGMVTRDPMLIGVVQAHLSWVTAISWELFSLGSSKPLLLLATGCSDGSSKIWLGDIEGLNQCTCAKEVPLTLVAEVTTDSLAPVSSISLSAPAQHQDSVNLAIGRASGSLEAWSWNISGNKIQKIHACDAHDQVVTGLSWGFHGHCLYSCSQDNSAHCWMFNEKHLEEIPLHTDGPELKESVDLTEVSDRCYGLALAPGELMIAVVRSLDSNLLNQMYQARTQKAVVEFIWIGGQFLGIPLDNSVILSLQSAALSETNFLWWGSNIFWSLKKYENCETVLVLWDLIAALQGFKKSAPTFLETLMHKWVSGLFSDDPHCASIDIPSHSIHNMSKVSSRKLHLLNIVCRKVMLSDQPQYSPGAEKGNDVMADLWNNLLVRSERELQERLVAFTFAAVLNRTAYLLKGAPAENSWFPVGVAQMDSWASMNDGEVRDELKFLRTRINDLGDRINSVCEYSVEEYCTYCKAPVPFESADVAMCSGSNPATPPAEAHKLSRCTASMRLCPVLQPTWHCACCGRTVDKLLPEIFFTMPTSFWDVTHGNESLDLSAPAVPFCPFCGILLQRIKPEFLLSVSPV, encoded by the exons ATGGCTTCGCATTACCAGGCTGCCACCTTGATCGCGTCGCCGTCGTACCCAAATGCAATCGCTTGGTCGACTGAGAACCTGGTGGCTGTTGCCTCTGGTCACCTTATCACTATCCTG AACCCATCTGCACTGGAGGGGCCTCGGGAACTGGTTGTTCTTCGTCCTAGCGACCCATTTCCCATAGGAGTGGTTAACAGAGAAG ATCTCTTTGAACCATGTATAATGCCCACTTCCTTAGCACGTGAAACTGAATTATGCGCTCGATCTATTTCATGGTCTCAACAAGGGTTTTCTCCTAACTCCGG TTGTCTGTTGGCTGTTTGTACTGTTGATGGTCATGTAAAGCTTTATCGGTCACCATTTTGTGAATTCTGTGATGAATGGGTTGAG GTTGCAGATATATCTCGATTGCTGTTTAAGTTTTACAAAGGTATAGAATTTGGGGAAAATGATGGTCCTAGTTCACTTCCTCAG gaaaaagaaaatactgaACAAAACCAGCAAGTCATGTGTATTGGTAAACTGCAAGAGCCTGTTCTGAGCATGGGTACAGAACggagaaaaaggaaaccagCAAG aTTTGAAGGTTTTGTTTATCATGAGGATAATGGTGGCGTAGATGCTCCAAAGGATGCGGACTTTTTATTGGATCCAATCtctaatttaaagaaaaaaacattgaaGAAGCGCAGTGTAGATGCTCCAAAGGATGTGGACTTTATATCGGATCCAtctaatttaaagaaaaaaacatcggAGAAGGACGATGTAGATGATCCAAAGGATGCAGACTTTTCATTGGATCCAATCTctaatttaaagaaaaatacacTGAAGAAG GTCACGAGACCTGGACTTGACTATGCTGTCAGAAATGGTCAGGGCAACACTCAAAATATTCAGACACCATCATACTGCAATGGAGAAGACAAATCTCTCCCACTTATTACGGCAAAACAGTATTCATGTCGTGAAGCACTTTTGTCTTCTCTCGTAGTTGCATGGTCTCCAGTTCTACCATCACCTGACAGAAGTTCTTATTTCACGGGAAATTGGTGCATTCTTGCTGTTGGTTGCAAGTCTGGGAGTGTTTCCTTTTGGAAAATACACAAACCTGAATACTACACAATAGACATCGGCATGGTTACTAGAGATCCAATGCTGATCGGGGTTGTTCAAGCTCATTTATCATGGGTCACTGCCATAAGTTGGGAACTTTTTTCCTTAGGCTCTTCAAAACCTTTGTTGCTTTTGGCAACTGGATGCTCAGATGGAAG CTCAAAGATATGGCTGGGTGATATTGAAGGGTTAAATCAATGTACATGCGCAAAAGAAGTGCCCTTGACATTAGTGGCTGAG GTCACTACTGATTCATTAGCACCAGTCTCGTCAATCTCATTATCTGCACCAGCTCAGCATCAAGACTCAGTTAATCTGGCAATTGGAAGAGCATCTGGGTCACTAGAAGCATGGTCGTGGAACATATCTGGTAACAAAATTCAGAAGATTCATGCATGTGACGCTCATGATCAAGTG GTGACAGGTCTGTCATGGGGTTTTCATGGGCATTGTTTATACAGCTGCAGTCAG GATAATTCTGCACATTGTTGGATGTTCAACGAAAAACATCTAGAAGAAATTCCTCTGCACACAGATGGTCCGGAGCTGAAAGAGTCCGTAGAT CTCACAGAAGTATCCGATCGATGTTATGGCCTTGCACTAGCACCTGGAGAACTAATGATTGCTGTG GTGCGCAGCTTGGACTCAAACTTGTTAAATCAGATGTATCAGGCCAG GACACAAAAGGCAGTGGTTGAGTTCATTTGGATTGGTGGTCAGTTCCTTGGTATTCCATTGGACAATAGCGTTATCCTCAGTCTTCAGTCTGCCGCCTTATCTGAGACTAATTTCTTGTGGTGGGGATCCAACATTTTTTGGTCACTGAAGAAATATGAGAATTGTGAAACAGTGCTTGTCTTATGGGATCTCATTGCTGCACTACAAGGGTTTAAGAAATCTGCACCTACCTTTCTTGAGACATTGATGCATAAATGGGTGTCAGGTTTGTTTTCAGATGATCCACATTGTGCTTCTATCGACATCCCATCACATTCAATTCACAACATGTCCAAAGTCAGCTCGCGGAAGTTGCACTTGCTGAATATCGTATGTAGGAAAGTAATGCTTAGTGATCAACCGCAGTATTCTCCTGGTGCAGAAAAAGGTAATGATGTAATGGCTGATTTGTGGAACAATCTTCTGGTAAGAAGTGAAAGGGAGCTGCAAGAGAGGCTTGTGGCTTTCACTTTTGCTGCTGTCCTCAACCGAACAGCATATTTGCTCAAGGGTGCCCCTGCTGAAAACAGCTGGTTTCCTGTTGGAGTTGCCCAGATGGACTCTTGGGCATCCATGAACGATGGAGAAGTGAGGGATGAGCTCAAATTTCTTAGAACGAGGATCAATGATCTAGGAGACAG GATCAACTCAGTGTGCGAGTACTCAGTTGAAGAATACTGCACCTACTGCAAGGCACCAGTCCCCTTCGAGTCCGCAGATGTTGCCATGTGCAGTGGTAGCAATCCTGCTACTCCCCCAGCTGAAGCTCACAAATTGTCAAGATGCACAGCGTCGATGCGGCTGTGCCCTGTTCTTCAACCAACATGGCACTGCGCGTGTTGCGGGAGGACGGTCGACAAGCTGCTGCCGGAAATATTCTTCACCATGCCCACATCATTTTGGGATGTCACTCATGGTAACGAATCGCTTGATTTATCAGCGCCGGCCGTCCCATTTTGCCCCTTCTGCGGCATACTGCTGCAGAGGATAAAGCCGGAGTTCCTTCTCTCTGTCTCACCGGTATAG
- the LOC127781564 gene encoding uncharacterized protein LOC127781564 isoform X4, whose protein sequence is MCIGKLQEPVLSMGTERRKRKPARFEGFVYHEDNGGVDAPKDADFLLDPISNLKKKTLKKRSVDAPKDVDFISDPSNLKKKTSEKDDVDDPKDADFSLDPISNLKKNTLKKVTRPGLDYAVRNGQGNTQNIQTPSYCNGEDKSLPLITAKQYSCREALLSSLVVAWSPVLPSPDRSSYFTGNWCILAVGCKSGSVSFWKIHKPEYYTIDIGMVTRDPMLIGVVQAHLSWVTAISWELFSLGSSKPLLLLATGCSDGSSKIWLGDIEGLNQCTCAKEVPLTLVAEVTTDSLAPVSSISLSAPAQHQDSVNLAIGRASGSLEAWSWNISGNKIQKIHACDAHDQVVTGLSWGFHGHCLYSCSQDNSAHCWMFNEKHLEEIPLHTDGPELKESVDLTEVSDRCYGLALAPGELMIAVVRSLDSNLLNQMYQARTQKAVVEFIWIGGQFLGIPLDNSVILSLQSAALSETNFLWWGSNIFWSLKKYENCETVLVLWDLIAALQGFKKSAPTFLETLMHKWVSGLFSDDPHCASIDIPSHSIHNMSKVSSRKLHLLNIVCRKVMLSDQPQYSPGAEKGNDVMADLWNNLLVRSERELQERLVAFTFAAVLNRTAYLLKGAPAENSWFPVGVAQMDSWASMNDGEVRDELKFLRTRINDLGDRINSVCEYSVEEYCTYCKAPVPFESADVAMCSGSNPATPPAEAHKLSRCTASMRLCPVLQPTWHCACCGRTVDKLLPEIFFTMPTSFWDVTHGNESLDLSAPAVPFCPFCGILLQRIKPEFLLSVSPV, encoded by the exons ATGTGTATTGGTAAACTGCAAGAGCCTGTTCTGAGCATGGGTACAGAACggagaaaaaggaaaccagCAAG aTTTGAAGGTTTTGTTTATCATGAGGATAATGGTGGCGTAGATGCTCCAAAGGATGCGGACTTTTTATTGGATCCAATCtctaatttaaagaaaaaaacattgaaGAAGCGCAGTGTAGATGCTCCAAAGGATGTGGACTTTATATCGGATCCAtctaatttaaagaaaaaaacatcggAGAAGGACGATGTAGATGATCCAAAGGATGCAGACTTTTCATTGGATCCAATCTctaatttaaagaaaaatacacTGAAGAAG GTCACGAGACCTGGACTTGACTATGCTGTCAGAAATGGTCAGGGCAACACTCAAAATATTCAGACACCATCATACTGCAATGGAGAAGACAAATCTCTCCCACTTATTACGGCAAAACAGTATTCATGTCGTGAAGCACTTTTGTCTTCTCTCGTAGTTGCATGGTCTCCAGTTCTACCATCACCTGACAGAAGTTCTTATTTCACGGGAAATTGGTGCATTCTTGCTGTTGGTTGCAAGTCTGGGAGTGTTTCCTTTTGGAAAATACACAAACCTGAATACTACACAATAGACATCGGCATGGTTACTAGAGATCCAATGCTGATCGGGGTTGTTCAAGCTCATTTATCATGGGTCACTGCCATAAGTTGGGAACTTTTTTCCTTAGGCTCTTCAAAACCTTTGTTGCTTTTGGCAACTGGATGCTCAGATGGAAG CTCAAAGATATGGCTGGGTGATATTGAAGGGTTAAATCAATGTACATGCGCAAAAGAAGTGCCCTTGACATTAGTGGCTGAG GTCACTACTGATTCATTAGCACCAGTCTCGTCAATCTCATTATCTGCACCAGCTCAGCATCAAGACTCAGTTAATCTGGCAATTGGAAGAGCATCTGGGTCACTAGAAGCATGGTCGTGGAACATATCTGGTAACAAAATTCAGAAGATTCATGCATGTGACGCTCATGATCAAGTG GTGACAGGTCTGTCATGGGGTTTTCATGGGCATTGTTTATACAGCTGCAGTCAG GATAATTCTGCACATTGTTGGATGTTCAACGAAAAACATCTAGAAGAAATTCCTCTGCACACAGATGGTCCGGAGCTGAAAGAGTCCGTAGAT CTCACAGAAGTATCCGATCGATGTTATGGCCTTGCACTAGCACCTGGAGAACTAATGATTGCTGTG GTGCGCAGCTTGGACTCAAACTTGTTAAATCAGATGTATCAGGCCAG GACACAAAAGGCAGTGGTTGAGTTCATTTGGATTGGTGGTCAGTTCCTTGGTATTCCATTGGACAATAGCGTTATCCTCAGTCTTCAGTCTGCCGCCTTATCTGAGACTAATTTCTTGTGGTGGGGATCCAACATTTTTTGGTCACTGAAGAAATATGAGAATTGTGAAACAGTGCTTGTCTTATGGGATCTCATTGCTGCACTACAAGGGTTTAAGAAATCTGCACCTACCTTTCTTGAGACATTGATGCATAAATGGGTGTCAGGTTTGTTTTCAGATGATCCACATTGTGCTTCTATCGACATCCCATCACATTCAATTCACAACATGTCCAAAGTCAGCTCGCGGAAGTTGCACTTGCTGAATATCGTATGTAGGAAAGTAATGCTTAGTGATCAACCGCAGTATTCTCCTGGTGCAGAAAAAGGTAATGATGTAATGGCTGATTTGTGGAACAATCTTCTGGTAAGAAGTGAAAGGGAGCTGCAAGAGAGGCTTGTGGCTTTCACTTTTGCTGCTGTCCTCAACCGAACAGCATATTTGCTCAAGGGTGCCCCTGCTGAAAACAGCTGGTTTCCTGTTGGAGTTGCCCAGATGGACTCTTGGGCATCCATGAACGATGGAGAAGTGAGGGATGAGCTCAAATTTCTTAGAACGAGGATCAATGATCTAGGAGACAG GATCAACTCAGTGTGCGAGTACTCAGTTGAAGAATACTGCACCTACTGCAAGGCACCAGTCCCCTTCGAGTCCGCAGATGTTGCCATGTGCAGTGGTAGCAATCCTGCTACTCCCCCAGCTGAAGCTCACAAATTGTCAAGATGCACAGCGTCGATGCGGCTGTGCCCTGTTCTTCAACCAACATGGCACTGCGCGTGTTGCGGGAGGACGGTCGACAAGCTGCTGCCGGAAATATTCTTCACCATGCCCACATCATTTTGGGATGTCACTCATGGTAACGAATCGCTTGATTTATCAGCGCCGGCCGTCCCATTTTGCCCCTTCTGCGGCATACTGCTGCAGAGGATAAAGCCGGAGTTCCTTCTCTCTGTCTCACCGGTATAG
- the LOC127781564 gene encoding uncharacterized protein LOC127781564 isoform X2 produces MASHYQAATLIASPSYPNAIAWSTENLVAVASGHLITILNPSALEGPRELVVLRPSDPFPIGVVNREDLFEPCIMPTSLARETELCARSISWSQQGFSPNSGCLLAVCTVDGHVKLYRSPFCEFCDEWVEVADISRLLFKFYKGIEFGENDGPSSLPQEKENTEQNQQVMCIGKLQEPVLSMGTERRKRKPARFEGFVYHEDNGGVDAPKDADFLLDPISNLKKKTLKKRSVDAPKDVDFISDPSNLKKKTSEKDDVDDPKDADFSLDPISNLKKNTLKKVTRPGLDYAVRNGQGNTQNIQTPSYCNGEDKSLPLITAKQYSCREALLSSLVVAWSPVLPSPDRSSYFTGNWCILAVGCKSGSVSFWKIHKPEYYTIDIGMVTRDPMLIGVVQAHLSWVTAISWELFSLGSSKPLLLLATGCSDGSSKIWLGDIEGLNQCTCAKEVPLTLVAEVTTDSLAPVSSISLSAPAQHQDSVNLAIGRASGSLEAWSWNISGNKIQKIHACDAHDQVVTGLSWGFHGHCLYSCSQDNSAHCWMFNEKHLEEIPLHTDGPELKESVDLTEVSDRCYGLALAPGELMIAVVRSLDSNLLNQMYQARTQKAVVEFIWIGGQFLGIPLDNSVILSLQSAALSETNFLWWGSNIFWSLKKYENCETVLVLWDLIAALQGFKKSAPTFLETLMHKWVSEKGNDVMADLWNNLLVRSERELQERLVAFTFAAVLNRTAYLLKGAPAENSWFPVGVAQMDSWASMNDGEVRDELKFLRTRINDLGDRINSVCEYSVEEYCTYCKAPVPFESADVAMCSGSNPATPPAEAHKLSRCTASMRLCPVLQPTWHCACCGRTVDKLLPEIFFTMPTSFWDVTHGNESLDLSAPAVPFCPFCGILLQRIKPEFLLSVSPV; encoded by the exons ATGGCTTCGCATTACCAGGCTGCCACCTTGATCGCGTCGCCGTCGTACCCAAATGCAATCGCTTGGTCGACTGAGAACCTGGTGGCTGTTGCCTCTGGTCACCTTATCACTATCCTG AACCCATCTGCACTGGAGGGGCCTCGGGAACTGGTTGTTCTTCGTCCTAGCGACCCATTTCCCATAGGAGTGGTTAACAGAGAAG ATCTCTTTGAACCATGTATAATGCCCACTTCCTTAGCACGTGAAACTGAATTATGCGCTCGATCTATTTCATGGTCTCAACAAGGGTTTTCTCCTAACTCCGG TTGTCTGTTGGCTGTTTGTACTGTTGATGGTCATGTAAAGCTTTATCGGTCACCATTTTGTGAATTCTGTGATGAATGGGTTGAG GTTGCAGATATATCTCGATTGCTGTTTAAGTTTTACAAAGGTATAGAATTTGGGGAAAATGATGGTCCTAGTTCACTTCCTCAG gaaaaagaaaatactgaACAAAACCAGCAAGTCATGTGTATTGGTAAACTGCAAGAGCCTGTTCTGAGCATGGGTACAGAACggagaaaaaggaaaccagCAAG aTTTGAAGGTTTTGTTTATCATGAGGATAATGGTGGCGTAGATGCTCCAAAGGATGCGGACTTTTTATTGGATCCAATCtctaatttaaagaaaaaaacattgaaGAAGCGCAGTGTAGATGCTCCAAAGGATGTGGACTTTATATCGGATCCAtctaatttaaagaaaaaaacatcggAGAAGGACGATGTAGATGATCCAAAGGATGCAGACTTTTCATTGGATCCAATCTctaatttaaagaaaaatacacTGAAGAAG GTCACGAGACCTGGACTTGACTATGCTGTCAGAAATGGTCAGGGCAACACTCAAAATATTCAGACACCATCATACTGCAATGGAGAAGACAAATCTCTCCCACTTATTACGGCAAAACAGTATTCATGTCGTGAAGCACTTTTGTCTTCTCTCGTAGTTGCATGGTCTCCAGTTCTACCATCACCTGACAGAAGTTCTTATTTCACGGGAAATTGGTGCATTCTTGCTGTTGGTTGCAAGTCTGGGAGTGTTTCCTTTTGGAAAATACACAAACCTGAATACTACACAATAGACATCGGCATGGTTACTAGAGATCCAATGCTGATCGGGGTTGTTCAAGCTCATTTATCATGGGTCACTGCCATAAGTTGGGAACTTTTTTCCTTAGGCTCTTCAAAACCTTTGTTGCTTTTGGCAACTGGATGCTCAGATGGAAG CTCAAAGATATGGCTGGGTGATATTGAAGGGTTAAATCAATGTACATGCGCAAAAGAAGTGCCCTTGACATTAGTGGCTGAG GTCACTACTGATTCATTAGCACCAGTCTCGTCAATCTCATTATCTGCACCAGCTCAGCATCAAGACTCAGTTAATCTGGCAATTGGAAGAGCATCTGGGTCACTAGAAGCATGGTCGTGGAACATATCTGGTAACAAAATTCAGAAGATTCATGCATGTGACGCTCATGATCAAGTG GTGACAGGTCTGTCATGGGGTTTTCATGGGCATTGTTTATACAGCTGCAGTCAG GATAATTCTGCACATTGTTGGATGTTCAACGAAAAACATCTAGAAGAAATTCCTCTGCACACAGATGGTCCGGAGCTGAAAGAGTCCGTAGAT CTCACAGAAGTATCCGATCGATGTTATGGCCTTGCACTAGCACCTGGAGAACTAATGATTGCTGTG GTGCGCAGCTTGGACTCAAACTTGTTAAATCAGATGTATCAGGCCAG GACACAAAAGGCAGTGGTTGAGTTCATTTGGATTGGTGGTCAGTTCCTTGGTATTCCATTGGACAATAGCGTTATCCTCAGTCTTCAGTCTGCCGCCTTATCTGAGACTAATTTCTTGTGGTGGGGATCCAACATTTTTTGGTCACTGAAGAAATATGAGAATTGTGAAACAGTGCTTGTCTTATGGGATCTCATTGCTGCACTACAAGGGTTTAAGAAATCTGCACCTACCTTTCTTGAGACATTGATGCATAAATGGGTGTCAG AAAAAGGTAATGATGTAATGGCTGATTTGTGGAACAATCTTCTGGTAAGAAGTGAAAGGGAGCTGCAAGAGAGGCTTGTGGCTTTCACTTTTGCTGCTGTCCTCAACCGAACAGCATATTTGCTCAAGGGTGCCCCTGCTGAAAACAGCTGGTTTCCTGTTGGAGTTGCCCAGATGGACTCTTGGGCATCCATGAACGATGGAGAAGTGAGGGATGAGCTCAAATTTCTTAGAACGAGGATCAATGATCTAGGAGACAG GATCAACTCAGTGTGCGAGTACTCAGTTGAAGAATACTGCACCTACTGCAAGGCACCAGTCCCCTTCGAGTCCGCAGATGTTGCCATGTGCAGTGGTAGCAATCCTGCTACTCCCCCAGCTGAAGCTCACAAATTGTCAAGATGCACAGCGTCGATGCGGCTGTGCCCTGTTCTTCAACCAACATGGCACTGCGCGTGTTGCGGGAGGACGGTCGACAAGCTGCTGCCGGAAATATTCTTCACCATGCCCACATCATTTTGGGATGTCACTCATGGTAACGAATCGCTTGATTTATCAGCGCCGGCCGTCCCATTTTGCCCCTTCTGCGGCATACTGCTGCAGAGGATAAAGCCGGAGTTCCTTCTCTCTGTCTCACCGGTATAG
- the LOC127781564 gene encoding uncharacterized protein LOC127781564 isoform X3 yields the protein MPTSLARETELCARSISWSQQGFSPNSGCLLAVCTVDGHVKLYRSPFCEFCDEWVEVADISRLLFKFYKGIEFGENDGPSSLPQEKENTEQNQQVMCIGKLQEPVLSMGTERRKRKPARFEGFVYHEDNGGVDAPKDADFLLDPISNLKKKTLKKRSVDAPKDVDFISDPSNLKKKTSEKDDVDDPKDADFSLDPISNLKKNTLKKVTRPGLDYAVRNGQGNTQNIQTPSYCNGEDKSLPLITAKQYSCREALLSSLVVAWSPVLPSPDRSSYFTGNWCILAVGCKSGSVSFWKIHKPEYYTIDIGMVTRDPMLIGVVQAHLSWVTAISWELFSLGSSKPLLLLATGCSDGSSKIWLGDIEGLNQCTCAKEVPLTLVAEVTTDSLAPVSSISLSAPAQHQDSVNLAIGRASGSLEAWSWNISGNKIQKIHACDAHDQVVTGLSWGFHGHCLYSCSQDNSAHCWMFNEKHLEEIPLHTDGPELKESVDLTEVSDRCYGLALAPGELMIAVVRSLDSNLLNQMYQARTQKAVVEFIWIGGQFLGIPLDNSVILSLQSAALSETNFLWWGSNIFWSLKKYENCETVLVLWDLIAALQGFKKSAPTFLETLMHKWVSGLFSDDPHCASIDIPSHSIHNMSKVSSRKLHLLNIVCRKVMLSDQPQYSPGAEKGNDVMADLWNNLLVRSERELQERLVAFTFAAVLNRTAYLLKGAPAENSWFPVGVAQMDSWASMNDGEVRDELKFLRTRINDLGDRINSVCEYSVEEYCTYCKAPVPFESADVAMCSGSNPATPPAEAHKLSRCTASMRLCPVLQPTWHCACCGRTVDKLLPEIFFTMPTSFWDVTHGNESLDLSAPAVPFCPFCGILLQRIKPEFLLSVSPV from the exons ATGCCCACTTCCTTAGCACGTGAAACTGAATTATGCGCTCGATCTATTTCATGGTCTCAACAAGGGTTTTCTCCTAACTCCGG TTGTCTGTTGGCTGTTTGTACTGTTGATGGTCATGTAAAGCTTTATCGGTCACCATTTTGTGAATTCTGTGATGAATGGGTTGAG GTTGCAGATATATCTCGATTGCTGTTTAAGTTTTACAAAGGTATAGAATTTGGGGAAAATGATGGTCCTAGTTCACTTCCTCAG gaaaaagaaaatactgaACAAAACCAGCAAGTCATGTGTATTGGTAAACTGCAAGAGCCTGTTCTGAGCATGGGTACAGAACggagaaaaaggaaaccagCAAG aTTTGAAGGTTTTGTTTATCATGAGGATAATGGTGGCGTAGATGCTCCAAAGGATGCGGACTTTTTATTGGATCCAATCtctaatttaaagaaaaaaacattgaaGAAGCGCAGTGTAGATGCTCCAAAGGATGTGGACTTTATATCGGATCCAtctaatttaaagaaaaaaacatcggAGAAGGACGATGTAGATGATCCAAAGGATGCAGACTTTTCATTGGATCCAATCTctaatttaaagaaaaatacacTGAAGAAG GTCACGAGACCTGGACTTGACTATGCTGTCAGAAATGGTCAGGGCAACACTCAAAATATTCAGACACCATCATACTGCAATGGAGAAGACAAATCTCTCCCACTTATTACGGCAAAACAGTATTCATGTCGTGAAGCACTTTTGTCTTCTCTCGTAGTTGCATGGTCTCCAGTTCTACCATCACCTGACAGAAGTTCTTATTTCACGGGAAATTGGTGCATTCTTGCTGTTGGTTGCAAGTCTGGGAGTGTTTCCTTTTGGAAAATACACAAACCTGAATACTACACAATAGACATCGGCATGGTTACTAGAGATCCAATGCTGATCGGGGTTGTTCAAGCTCATTTATCATGGGTCACTGCCATAAGTTGGGAACTTTTTTCCTTAGGCTCTTCAAAACCTTTGTTGCTTTTGGCAACTGGATGCTCAGATGGAAG CTCAAAGATATGGCTGGGTGATATTGAAGGGTTAAATCAATGTACATGCGCAAAAGAAGTGCCCTTGACATTAGTGGCTGAG GTCACTACTGATTCATTAGCACCAGTCTCGTCAATCTCATTATCTGCACCAGCTCAGCATCAAGACTCAGTTAATCTGGCAATTGGAAGAGCATCTGGGTCACTAGAAGCATGGTCGTGGAACATATCTGGTAACAAAATTCAGAAGATTCATGCATGTGACGCTCATGATCAAGTG GTGACAGGTCTGTCATGGGGTTTTCATGGGCATTGTTTATACAGCTGCAGTCAG GATAATTCTGCACATTGTTGGATGTTCAACGAAAAACATCTAGAAGAAATTCCTCTGCACACAGATGGTCCGGAGCTGAAAGAGTCCGTAGAT CTCACAGAAGTATCCGATCGATGTTATGGCCTTGCACTAGCACCTGGAGAACTAATGATTGCTGTG GTGCGCAGCTTGGACTCAAACTTGTTAAATCAGATGTATCAGGCCAG GACACAAAAGGCAGTGGTTGAGTTCATTTGGATTGGTGGTCAGTTCCTTGGTATTCCATTGGACAATAGCGTTATCCTCAGTCTTCAGTCTGCCGCCTTATCTGAGACTAATTTCTTGTGGTGGGGATCCAACATTTTTTGGTCACTGAAGAAATATGAGAATTGTGAAACAGTGCTTGTCTTATGGGATCTCATTGCTGCACTACAAGGGTTTAAGAAATCTGCACCTACCTTTCTTGAGACATTGATGCATAAATGGGTGTCAGGTTTGTTTTCAGATGATCCACATTGTGCTTCTATCGACATCCCATCACATTCAATTCACAACATGTCCAAAGTCAGCTCGCGGAAGTTGCACTTGCTGAATATCGTATGTAGGAAAGTAATGCTTAGTGATCAACCGCAGTATTCTCCTGGTGCAGAAAAAGGTAATGATGTAATGGCTGATTTGTGGAACAATCTTCTGGTAAGAAGTGAAAGGGAGCTGCAAGAGAGGCTTGTGGCTTTCACTTTTGCTGCTGTCCTCAACCGAACAGCATATTTGCTCAAGGGTGCCCCTGCTGAAAACAGCTGGTTTCCTGTTGGAGTTGCCCAGATGGACTCTTGGGCATCCATGAACGATGGAGAAGTGAGGGATGAGCTCAAATTTCTTAGAACGAGGATCAATGATCTAGGAGACAG GATCAACTCAGTGTGCGAGTACTCAGTTGAAGAATACTGCACCTACTGCAAGGCACCAGTCCCCTTCGAGTCCGCAGATGTTGCCATGTGCAGTGGTAGCAATCCTGCTACTCCCCCAGCTGAAGCTCACAAATTGTCAAGATGCACAGCGTCGATGCGGCTGTGCCCTGTTCTTCAACCAACATGGCACTGCGCGTGTTGCGGGAGGACGGTCGACAAGCTGCTGCCGGAAATATTCTTCACCATGCCCACATCATTTTGGGATGTCACTCATGGTAACGAATCGCTTGATTTATCAGCGCCGGCCGTCCCATTTTGCCCCTTCTGCGGCATACTGCTGCAGAGGATAAAGCCGGAGTTCCTTCTCTCTGTCTCACCGGTATAG